The stretch of DNA CCATCAACACTTGCCGAAATAATGCGACCGAATGAGAGGCGGGAAACCAAGTAACAACCGGATGCAAATAATCAGGTAAACTTCCGATCGGTATATAGATTCCAGCTAAAAAACCGATAAATGTTCCGATCAGCATACTTGCTGCAGCAAAGGCATTCGATGTTCTGAAAAAAGAGACGAGCAGTAAAATCATCGATCCGCTTGCGACAACGGATAATACAATGATGCCTCCTAATTGGATCGTATTCTGTATTGATAAGAGAGCGCCAGTTGAAAATAGGAGATACACATCAACCACAATCAGTGTAAATGAGCACATGAGAGCACCTACAAAAAGCGCGCTTGCTATATATCCGCCAACAATCCCGGTTCGAGATATGGGGGATGAAAAGAAGTCCCTATCTATCTTAGTCGCTCTGTCATTTACGAGAGTGCCAAATGCTCCAAGTGTTGTTGTGACGGATGTGACAGCAAGAATACCTGCTATAAACCACGCATTCAACAGATTCTTTTTCGATGGAAAGTCGGGTAAGTTATCGGACGTCATGTCCGCCAAAAAGAGCACATATAAAGCGATAAGAATGAAGACGGATAGCATCGAGAAGAAAACAGTCGTCTTATCCCGGAAGTAGAGCATGATATTACGTTTAGCGAACGCGTACATCATCGTTCCCATCCTTTCCGTTAATAGCGATGAAAACATCATCCAAGCTGGATTTCCTTACTTCAAATGATGAAATGTAGGAAGAAAATTTTGATAGGATGGGAATTGCATCGGTCGTTTCATTTAGATGAATATGGAAATAGGATTTATCCTCTCTAACAGCAATCCCTTCCGCAGCGAGTTGTTGGCGCAATTCCATTTCCTTCTCCGTCGTTATCGACAATTGGTGTGAAGAATAGCTGTTTTTCAATTGTTCTGGCGTACCTTTTGCGATAATGCATCCTTCTTTCATGACAACAACATAATCCGAATTGGCTGCTTCTTCGATATAATGCGTAGTTAAAAAGATGGTCATCCGAGTTTCTTTTTGAAGCCGCAATATCATTTTCCAAATACTCTTCCGGCTTTGAGGATCAAGACCCGTAGTCGGTTCATCCAATATCAAAATAGTCGGTTGGTGG from Bacillus sp. OxB-1 encodes:
- a CDS encoding ABC transporter ATP-binding protein, yielding MNKIIEVNRLSKSFGNVQAVKDISFFVEEGSLFSFLGTNGAGKSTTISILLTLLKQNGGEVKVNGYAIGKQDHFIRKEIGVVFQESVLDPLLTVKENLDLRGSFYGMSKEERKEAIHRVVKIVDCTSFLNQRYGKLSGGQKRRADIARALIHQPTILILDEPTTGLDPQSRKSIWKMILRLQKETRMTIFLTTHYIEEAANSDYVVVMKEGCIIAKGTPEQLKNSYSSHQLSITTEKEMELRQQLAAEGIAVREDKSYFHIHLNETTDAIPILSKFSSYISSFEVRKSSLDDVFIAINGKDGNDDVRVR
- a CDS encoding ABC transporter permease yields the protein MMYAFAKRNIMLYFRDKTTVFFSMLSVFILIALYVLFLADMTSDNLPDFPSKKNLLNAWFIAGILAVTSVTTTLGAFGTLVNDRATKIDRDFFSSPISRTGIVGGYIASALFVGALMCSFTLIVVDVYLLFSTGALLSIQNTIQLGGIIVLSVVASGSMILLLVSFFRTSNAFAAASMLIGTFIGFLAGIYIPIGSLPDYLHPVVTWFPASHSVALFRQVLMETSLAEAFLNAPPGMKESFQFNMGIFYEINGNPASKWFSIFYLVGITILFFILSLIVMMKKKN